From one Microbacterium aurum genomic stretch:
- a CDS encoding MFS transporter, protein MSTPSVRAGGFTPTGTIASHTDRRRVVFATVVGTTVEWYDFFIYATAVGLVFGELFFAPLGANSALVAFATVGISFLFRPLGAFLAGHLGDKYGRKPVLMWTLIMMGVATALIGVLPTYDAIGIAAPVLLVLLRIVQGISAGGEWGGAVLMAVEHAPRPRRGAFGASPQIGVPLGLLLASGVMALMTLLAPGDQFLTWGWRIPFLLSVVLILVGYYVRRRVEESPVFAELAERKEETKMPIVQLFRRHALLVIIAALVFAGNNAVGYMTTGGYIQGYATNPEGPLALERGPVLWAVTGSAVTWLLSTLAAGFISDRIGRRTTYIIGWILQLVGVFTLFPLVNTGDIGLLFLGLAILTIGLGFTYGPQAALYAELFPASIRFSGVSISYAIGAILGGAFAPTIATALVQATGTTMSVTWYLAGMTVLGLIATLLLRDRSGIPLGPDHEAEQSVSPIRGMAKA, encoded by the coding sequence ATGAGCACACCTTCCGTCCGCGCCGGCGGGTTCACCCCGACCGGCACGATCGCCAGCCACACCGATCGTCGCCGCGTGGTCTTCGCCACGGTCGTCGGCACGACCGTCGAGTGGTACGACTTCTTCATCTACGCCACGGCCGTCGGCCTCGTCTTCGGCGAGCTGTTCTTCGCGCCGCTCGGCGCCAACAGCGCCCTCGTCGCTTTCGCGACCGTCGGCATCAGCTTCCTGTTCCGCCCGCTCGGCGCGTTCCTGGCCGGCCACCTCGGCGACAAGTACGGCCGCAAGCCGGTGCTGATGTGGACGCTCATCATGATGGGTGTCGCGACGGCGCTCATCGGTGTGCTGCCCACGTACGACGCCATCGGCATCGCCGCGCCCGTGCTGCTCGTGCTGCTGCGCATCGTGCAGGGGATCTCTGCCGGCGGCGAGTGGGGCGGCGCGGTGCTCATGGCCGTCGAGCACGCGCCCCGGCCCCGCCGCGGCGCCTTCGGCGCGTCGCCGCAGATCGGCGTGCCGCTGGGCCTGCTCCTCGCCTCCGGCGTCATGGCGCTCATGACGCTCCTCGCGCCCGGTGACCAGTTCCTCACGTGGGGCTGGCGCATTCCCTTCCTGCTGTCGGTCGTGCTCATCCTCGTCGGCTACTACGTGCGCCGCCGCGTCGAGGAGAGCCCCGTCTTCGCCGAGCTCGCCGAGCGCAAGGAGGAGACGAAGATGCCGATCGTGCAGCTGTTCCGTCGCCACGCGCTGCTCGTGATCATCGCCGCGCTCGTGTTCGCCGGCAACAACGCCGTCGGCTACATGACCACCGGCGGCTACATCCAGGGCTATGCGACGAATCCCGAAGGGCCGCTCGCCCTCGAGCGCGGTCCGGTGCTGTGGGCCGTGACCGGCTCCGCCGTCACGTGGCTGCTGTCGACGCTCGCCGCCGGATTCATCTCCGACCGCATCGGCCGCCGCACGACCTACATCATCGGGTGGATCCTGCAGCTGGTCGGTGTGTTCACCCTCTTCCCGCTCGTGAACACCGGCGACATCGGGCTGCTGTTCCTGGGACTCGCGATCCTCACGATCGGCCTCGGCTTCACCTACGGACCGCAGGCGGCGCTGTATGCGGAGCTGTTCCCGGCATCCATCCGTTTCTCGGGCGTCTCCATCTCGTACGCGATCGGGGCGATCCTCGGCGGTGCGTTCGCCCCCACCATCGCGACGGCGCTCGTGCAGGCCACCGGAACGACGATGTCGGTGACGTGGTACCTCGCCGGCATGACCGTGCTCGGCCTCATCGCGACGCTGCTGCTGCGTGACCGCAGCGGCATCCCCCTCGGCCCCGACCACGAGGCCGAGCAGTCGGTGAGCCCCATCCGGGGCATGGCCAAGGCCTGA
- a CDS encoding FAD-dependent monooxygenase, with protein MQFHHHGYVSADPRIQPAAGTGIDRPTEVPDEVDVLIVGSGPAGMLLAAQLSQYPDVTTRLIEKREGRLVLGQADGIQPRSVETFQAFGFAERIVAEAYNIGWMNFWGPDPADPTRIVRRSRTADYAYDISEFPHLIVNQARVLDYFAEAAAHGPGRIAPDYGVEFLGLTVPGDDALPVDVRLRDATGAERTVRARYVVGCDGARSRVRAEIGRVHVGDISQHAWGVMDVLVETDFPDWRIKCAINAEAGNILHIPREGGYLSRVYVDLGAVAADDDHRVRQTPIEEIIRRANEILHPYTLDVQKVAWHSVYEVGHRVTDGFDDAHGTDRAPRVFLTGDACHTHSAKAGQGMNVSMQDGFNLGWKLGSVLTGLSPASLLSTYGTERRPVAQQLIDFDKEWSSLMARKPEEISDPGDLATYYLATAEFPSGFMTQYEPGTGVVARDAHQELATGFPLGKRFKSAPVTLAADGNVVHLGHHAKADGRWRIYAFADAAGLAPGSALTRFAEWLGAAPDSPVRRYTPADADVDAVFDVKAIVQGGYDEVDVTSVPEIFRPESGPLGLMDWEKVFAAAPTRWNETDIFDARGLSRGGVVVVVRADQYVAHILPLDATDALAAFFDRWMLPQR; from the coding sequence ATGCAGTTCCACCACCACGGCTACGTGTCCGCAGACCCGCGCATCCAGCCGGCCGCCGGCACCGGGATCGACCGGCCGACGGAGGTTCCCGACGAGGTCGACGTGCTCATCGTCGGGTCGGGACCGGCGGGGATGCTGCTGGCGGCGCAGCTGTCGCAGTACCCCGACGTCACGACGCGGCTCATCGAGAAGCGCGAGGGGCGGCTCGTGCTCGGGCAGGCCGACGGCATCCAGCCGCGGAGCGTCGAGACCTTCCAGGCTTTCGGGTTCGCGGAGCGCATCGTCGCCGAGGCGTACAACATCGGCTGGATGAACTTCTGGGGGCCCGATCCGGCCGACCCGACGCGGATCGTGCGGCGCTCTCGGACCGCTGACTACGCGTACGACATCAGCGAGTTCCCGCACCTCATCGTCAACCAGGCGCGCGTGCTCGACTACTTCGCCGAGGCGGCAGCGCACGGCCCGGGCCGCATTGCGCCGGACTACGGCGTGGAGTTCCTCGGGCTCACCGTGCCGGGCGACGACGCCCTCCCGGTCGACGTGCGCCTGAGGGATGCCACGGGCGCCGAGCGCACCGTCCGCGCCCGCTACGTCGTGGGCTGCGACGGCGCGCGCAGTCGCGTGCGTGCGGAGATCGGACGCGTGCACGTCGGCGACATCTCGCAGCATGCGTGGGGCGTCATGGACGTCCTGGTGGAGACCGACTTCCCCGACTGGCGCATCAAGTGCGCCATCAACGCGGAGGCGGGGAACATCCTGCACATCCCGCGCGAAGGCGGCTACCTCAGCCGGGTCTACGTCGATCTCGGCGCGGTCGCCGCCGATGACGACCACCGCGTGCGGCAGACGCCGATCGAGGAGATCATCCGCCGCGCGAACGAGATCCTCCACCCGTACACGCTCGACGTGCAGAAGGTCGCCTGGCACAGTGTCTACGAGGTCGGGCACCGCGTGACCGATGGCTTCGACGACGCGCACGGAACCGACCGCGCGCCGCGGGTGTTCCTCACCGGCGACGCCTGCCACACGCACAGCGCCAAGGCCGGTCAGGGCATGAACGTCTCGATGCAGGACGGCTTCAACCTGGGCTGGAAGCTCGGGTCGGTGCTGACCGGGTTGAGCCCGGCATCCCTCCTGTCGACCTACGGCACCGAGCGGCGCCCCGTCGCGCAGCAGCTGATCGACTTCGACAAGGAGTGGTCCTCGCTCATGGCGCGCAAGCCCGAGGAGATCAGCGACCCGGGCGATCTCGCGACCTATTACCTCGCGACGGCCGAGTTCCCGTCGGGGTTCATGACGCAGTACGAGCCCGGCACGGGCGTCGTCGCGCGCGACGCGCACCAGGAGCTCGCGACCGGGTTCCCGCTCGGCAAGCGGTTCAAGAGTGCGCCGGTGACCCTCGCCGCCGACGGCAACGTCGTGCACCTCGGTCACCACGCGAAGGCCGACGGGCGGTGGCGGATCTACGCCTTCGCCGATGCTGCGGGGCTCGCGCCCGGCTCGGCGCTGACCCGTTTCGCCGAGTGGCTTGGCGCGGCGCCCGACTCGCCGGTGCGTCGCTACACGCCGGCGGATGCCGACGTCGACGCCGTCTTCGACGTGAAGGCGATCGTGCAGGGCGGCTACGACGAGGTCGACGTCACGAGTGTGCCGGAGATCTTCCGGCCCGAGAGTGGGCCGCTGGGCCTGATGGACTGGGAGAAGGTCTTCGCTGCGGCGCCCACGCGCTGGAACGAGACCGACATCTTCGACGCGCGCGGTCTGTCTCGGGGTGGTGTCGTCGTGGTGGTGCGCGCCGACCAGTACGTCGCGCACATCCTGCCGTTGGACGCCACCGACGCGCTCGCCGCGTTCTTCGACCGCTGGATGCTGCCGCAGCGCTGA
- a CDS encoding GntR family transcriptional regulator: protein MSTVETGSKSQDAYDWIRERITRHEYGPGYRLVLASIAAELDMSVVPVREAIRRLEAEHLVTFEKNVGARVSVVDEDQYVYTMQTLSLVEGYATRLAAPHLTDEDLAAASEINERMHRLLDHFDAHVYTQLNQQFHAVLFAACPNPHVLDLVDRGWSRLAGLRDTSFALIPSRPRHSVEEHDRIVELIRTGADPDELELFTRNHRLRTLDAFLQARHTH from the coding sequence ATGAGCACCGTCGAGACCGGCAGCAAGTCGCAAGACGCCTACGACTGGATCCGCGAGCGGATCACCCGCCACGAGTACGGGCCCGGCTACCGCCTCGTGCTGGCGAGCATCGCCGCCGAGCTCGACATGAGCGTCGTGCCGGTGCGCGAGGCCATCCGCCGGCTCGAGGCCGAGCACCTGGTCACCTTCGAGAAGAACGTCGGCGCGCGCGTCTCGGTCGTCGACGAAGACCAGTACGTCTACACGATGCAGACCCTCAGCCTCGTCGAGGGCTACGCGACGCGCCTGGCCGCGCCGCATCTCACCGACGAGGACCTGGCCGCGGCATCCGAGATCAACGAGCGCATGCACCGCCTGCTCGATCACTTCGACGCGCACGTCTACACGCAGCTGAACCAGCAGTTCCACGCCGTGCTGTTCGCCGCCTGCCCGAACCCGCACGTCCTCGATCTCGTCGACCGCGGCTGGTCACGACTGGCGGGGCTGCGCGACACGTCGTTCGCGCTGATCCCGTCGCGGCCCCGGCACTCCGTCGAGGAGCACGACCGCATCGTCGAGCTCATCCGCACCGGCGCCGACCCCGACGAGCTCGAGCTGTTCACCCGCAACCACCGCCTGCGCACGCTCGACGCGTTCCTGCAGGCGCGCCACACGCACTGA
- a CDS encoding fumarylacetoacetate hydrolase family protein, whose product MTTDSTQPTETDARFAGLPARPGKIVAVHLSYDARAAQRGRRPASPSYFLKASSSVAASGGTVERPAGTELLAFEGEIALIIGAPARRVPLETAWDHVAWVTAANDLGLYDLRANDKGSNVRSKSGDGFTPIGPQLIDARAVDPAGLRVRTWVNGDLRQDDTTAGLIFPLAQFIADLSQHLTLETGDVILTGTPAGSSVIVPGDVVEVEVDAPATGATSGRLVTTVVDGPDVAYDATVGSLPAVDDTQREEAWGSRDAAGLPAMVAEPVEAPSLSPELREKLTRVPVAGLSQQLRKRGLNNVTIDGVRPLHPEQKLVGTAKTLRFVPGREDLFASHGGGYNAQKRAFDAVGDGEVIVIEARGEAGSGTLGDILAIRAHARGAAGVVTDGGVRDLDAVSAVGIPVYTVGAHPAVLGRKHVPWDHDITIACGGTTVQPGDVIVGDADGVIVIPPALAGEVADAALAQEDEDAWIAARVAEGHPVDGLFPMNAAWRARYEADHTPVGEPVEPQGPTS is encoded by the coding sequence ATGACCACCGACAGCACCCAGCCGACCGAGACGGATGCCCGCTTCGCGGGTCTGCCCGCCCGCCCCGGCAAGATCGTCGCCGTGCACCTGAGCTACGACGCGCGCGCCGCACAGCGCGGGCGCCGCCCGGCATCCCCCTCGTACTTCCTTAAGGCATCGAGCTCGGTCGCCGCCTCCGGTGGCACGGTGGAGCGCCCCGCCGGCACCGAGCTGCTGGCCTTCGAGGGCGAGATCGCGCTCATCATCGGCGCCCCGGCCCGCCGCGTGCCGCTCGAGACCGCGTGGGACCACGTCGCGTGGGTCACCGCCGCCAACGACCTGGGGCTCTACGACCTGCGGGCCAACGACAAGGGCTCGAACGTCCGCTCCAAGAGCGGGGACGGCTTCACGCCCATCGGGCCGCAGCTCATCGACGCGCGGGCTGTCGACCCGGCCGGCCTGCGCGTGCGCACGTGGGTGAACGGCGACCTGCGCCAGGACGACACCACGGCCGGCCTCATCTTCCCCCTCGCCCAGTTCATCGCCGACCTGTCGCAGCACCTCACTCTCGAAACCGGTGACGTGATCCTCACCGGCACCCCGGCCGGCTCGTCGGTGATCGTCCCCGGCGATGTCGTCGAGGTCGAGGTCGACGCCCCGGCGACGGGGGCCACCTCGGGCCGACTCGTCACGACCGTCGTCGACGGCCCGGACGTCGCGTACGACGCCACGGTCGGCTCGCTCCCCGCCGTCGACGACACGCAGCGCGAAGAGGCCTGGGGCTCCCGCGATGCGGCGGGACTGCCGGCCATGGTCGCTGAGCCTGTCGAAGCGCCGAGCCTCTCTCCCGAACTCCGCGAGAAGCTCACGCGCGTCCCCGTCGCGGGGCTGTCGCAGCAGCTGCGCAAGCGCGGCCTCAACAACGTCACGATCGACGGCGTGCGCCCGCTGCACCCGGAGCAGAAGCTCGTCGGCACCGCGAAGACCCTGCGCTTCGTGCCGGGCCGCGAAGACCTGTTCGCCAGCCACGGCGGCGGCTACAACGCGCAGAAGCGCGCGTTCGACGCCGTCGGCGACGGCGAGGTCATCGTCATCGAGGCCCGCGGCGAAGCCGGCTCCGGCACGCTCGGCGACATCCTCGCGATCCGCGCGCACGCGCGGGGCGCCGCGGGCGTCGTCACCGACGGCGGGGTCCGCGATCTCGACGCGGTCAGCGCCGTCGGCATCCCGGTGTACACCGTCGGCGCGCACCCCGCGGTGCTCGGCCGCAAGCACGTCCCGTGGGATCACGACATCACGATCGCCTGCGGCGGCACCACGGTGCAGCCGGGGGACGTCATCGTCGGCGACGCCGACGGGGTCATCGTCATCCCGCCGGCCCTCGCCGGAGAGGTCGCCGACGCGGCGCTCGCGCAGGAGGACGAGGATGCCTGGATCGCCGCCCGTGTCGCCGAGGGTCACCCCGTCGACGGCCTCTTCCCGATGAACGCCGCCTGGCGTGCGCGCTATGAGGCCGACCACACCCCGGTTGGTGAGCCTGTCGAACCACAGGGACCGACATCATGA
- a CDS encoding Na+/H+ antiporter, translating to MEGLEVTVLLGLAILAGTALAPKLRIATPLLLVIIGLALGLVPQLREIQLPPETVLLLFLPVMLFWESLTTSLRTIRLALRYIVPMSTLLVVASAFGVAWIATLFGMPWQTGLLLGAAVAPPDATAVAALGHLLPQRMFMKLKAESLTNDGTALVVYAIALSLALGENVTGWSITASVLISYLGGAAAGIAVAALAYLALRSTRSTLVINITLLIVPFLAFLLAELVEASGVLAVVFAGLIVAWTHSRITTAASRRQANAAWPFGVYLLNGALFVLIGLEVQYVVNDIPGRLIGTLLLVSVAAWIALIVVRYLFLLLFAPFSRPAGGQLFGDNRARIVNTMAGFRGAVSLAIALSVPVTVNGPGDLSGRDAIVFVTAGVILLSLLVQGPLLPAIVRWARLPEDAAAEEEYELAQRAISGAALAALDDIAAEHGISADVRDRARREGYEMLELANARAYARQRQTDDAHIAELETMLDEPDAADTGPVPEIGEVPPRTTTVGSAGGGTAAASALQMLATSDGIDLTQRSPIQKYEEATRLRLALLDRKRAVLHRMRREGTIDDLVVRRIEAHLDLEEMRLSGIEQLD from the coding sequence ATGGAAGGTCTCGAAGTCACGGTCCTGCTCGGGCTCGCGATACTCGCCGGCACGGCGCTCGCGCCGAAGCTGCGGATCGCAACACCGTTGCTCCTGGTCATCATCGGCCTCGCGCTCGGCTTGGTGCCGCAGCTGCGCGAGATCCAGTTGCCGCCCGAGACGGTGCTGCTGCTGTTCCTGCCCGTCATGCTCTTCTGGGAGAGCCTCACGACGTCGTTGCGCACGATCCGCCTTGCCCTGCGCTACATCGTGCCGATGAGCACACTGCTGGTCGTCGCGTCGGCCTTCGGCGTCGCGTGGATCGCGACACTGTTCGGGATGCCGTGGCAGACGGGCCTGCTGCTGGGCGCCGCCGTCGCCCCGCCCGACGCGACCGCCGTCGCCGCCCTCGGGCACCTGCTGCCCCAGCGGATGTTCATGAAGCTCAAGGCCGAGAGCCTCACCAATGACGGCACCGCGCTCGTCGTCTACGCGATCGCCCTGTCGCTCGCGCTCGGCGAGAACGTCACCGGGTGGTCGATCACGGCGAGCGTGCTGATCTCGTACCTCGGCGGCGCGGCCGCCGGCATCGCCGTCGCGGCCCTCGCCTATCTCGCACTGCGCAGCACCCGCTCGACGCTCGTCATCAACATCACCCTGCTGATCGTGCCGTTCCTGGCGTTCCTGCTGGCCGAGTTGGTGGAAGCCTCGGGCGTTCTCGCGGTCGTCTTCGCCGGACTCATCGTCGCGTGGACGCACTCGCGCATCACGACGGCCGCCTCGCGCCGTCAGGCCAACGCGGCGTGGCCGTTCGGGGTCTACCTGCTCAACGGGGCCCTGTTCGTGCTCATCGGCCTCGAAGTGCAGTACGTCGTCAACGACATCCCGGGGCGGCTCATCGGCACCCTGCTGCTCGTCTCGGTCGCGGCGTGGATCGCACTGATCGTCGTGCGCTACCTGTTCTTGCTGTTGTTCGCGCCGTTCTCGCGTCCCGCCGGAGGTCAGCTGTTCGGTGACAACCGGGCGCGCATCGTGAACACGATGGCCGGCTTCCGCGGAGCCGTCTCGCTCGCGATCGCCCTGTCGGTGCCCGTGACCGTCAACGGGCCGGGCGACCTGTCGGGTCGCGACGCGATCGTGTTCGTGACGGCCGGGGTGATCCTGCTGAGCCTGCTCGTGCAGGGGCCGCTGCTCCCCGCGATCGTACGCTGGGCGCGTCTGCCCGAAGACGCCGCCGCGGAGGAAGAGTACGAGCTCGCCCAGCGGGCGATCTCAGGTGCGGCGCTCGCGGCGCTCGACGACATCGCCGCCGAGCACGGCATCAGCGCCGATGTGCGCGACCGCGCTCGGCGCGAGGGCTACGAGATGCTCGAGCTCGCCAACGCACGCGCCTACGCGCGGCAGCGGCAGACCGACGACGCGCACATCGCCGAGCTCGAGACGATGCTCGATGAACCGGATGCCGCCGACACGGGCCCCGTCCCGGAGATCGGCGAGGTACCGCCGCGCACCACAACGGTCGGGTCCGCGGGCGGCGGCACGGCCGCGGCATCCGCTCTGCAGATGCTCGCGACGAGCGACGGGATCGACCTCACGCAGCGCTCGCCCATCCAGAAGTACGAGGAGGCGACGCGCCTCAGGCTCGCCCTGCTGGATCGCAAGCGCGCCGTCCTGCACCGGATGCGGCGCGAGGGCACGATCGACGACCTCGTCGTGCGCCGCATCGAGGCCCACCTCGACCTCGAAGAGATGCGGCTGAGCGGCATCGAGCAGCTCGACTGA